In one Lycium barbarum isolate Lr01 chromosome 7, ASM1917538v2, whole genome shotgun sequence genomic region, the following are encoded:
- the LOC132602674 gene encoding extensin-2-like isoform X2, with protein MRLRGNGPGRDHHLHQILVALAILAVANVVSADTYIYSSPPPPTNEYKSPPPPSSSPPPPYEYKSPPPPSPSPPPPYIYKSPPPPSPSPTPPYVYKSPPPPSPSPPPPYEYKSPPPPLSSPPPPYVYTSPPTPSPSPPQPYEYKSPPPPSPSPPPPYVHKSPPPPSPSPPPSYYYKFPPPPSPSPPPPYYYKSPPPPQYYYKSPPPPSPSPPPPYYYKSPPPPSPSPPPPYYYKSPPPPSPSPPPPYYSKSPPPPSPSPPPPYYYKSPPPPSPSPPPPYYYKSPPPPSSSPPPLYYHKSPPPPAKPYPSPYYYSSPPPPMKSPPPYHYSSPPPPTKSPPPPYHYISPTPPVRSPPPPYYYSSPPPPKKAPHTPHYYSSSPPSKKSAPTSYYYTSPPPSIKPSPTPYNHASPPPPKKFSPSPYYYTSPPPLTHYYPSRHHMVVMVVGQVYCLRCYNWKHQKMSHGKIYHKDVVVRVTCKAGNKLIVGYGNTKINGKFSITLKGFDYRKYGAKACQAKLHRAQKGSKCNIPTNIHLGNTGASLKVYSKTSHEVVLYAESFAYAPKTPYGMCKKTKPTPAPYYYKSSPHPSPDYVYKSPPTPSPAYVYKSPPPPSPEHIYKSPLRPTYHYKSPPPPAKSQSPYYYYKSPPPPSPSTPSPIYYNKSPHPPSASPSPHYHYKSPSSSPSSPPPYYYNSPPPPSPSPPPPYYYKSPPPSSPSPPPPYYYKSPPSLSPSPPPPYYYKSPPPPLASPSPSYYYKSPPPPSTSPPPPYYYKSPPPPSLSPPPPYYYKSPPPPSPSPPPPYYYNSSPPPSPSPPPPYYYKSPPPPSASPSPSYYYKSPPPPSPSPPPPYYYKSPPPPSPSPPPPYYYKSPPPPSSSPPPPYYYKSPPPPSPSPPPPYYYKSPPPPSTSPSPSYYYKSPPPPSPSPPPPYNYKSPPPPSPSPPLPYYYKSPPRPSSSPPPPYHYKSPPPPSPSPPPPYYYKSPPPPSPPPPYYYKSPPPPIKSPPPPYHYNSPPPPIKSPPPPVYIYASPPPPSPSPPLHP; from the exons ATGAGGCTTCGAGGCAATGGCCCAGGCAGGGATCATCATTTGCATCAAATTTTGGTGGCATTGGCCATATTGGCGGTTGCTAATGTAGTTTCAGCAGACACTTACATATATTCTTCTCCGCCACCTCCAACGAACGAGTACAAGTCACCACCACCTCCTTCTTCATCTCCACCACCACCTTATGAGTACAAATCTCCACCTCCTCCATCACCTTCTCCCCCGCCACCATACATCTATAaatctcctcctcctccttcacCGTCTCCAACTCCTCCATATGTGTATAAGTCTCCACCTCCTCCATCGCCTTCACCCCCACCACCTTATGAGTATAAATCACCTCCTCCCCCTCTATCTTCTCCCCCACCACCATATGTGTACACGTCTCCACCAACCCCATCACCTTCACCTCCACAACCTTATGAGTATAAATCACCACCTCCTCCTTCACCTTCTCCACCACCACCATATGTGCATAAGTCTCCACCACCTCCGTCACCATCTCCACCACCATCATACTACTACAAATTCCCTCCTCCACCGTCACCATCGCCTCCACCACCATATTACTACAAGTCTCCACCACCACCCCAATATTACTACAAGTCTCCACCACCTCCCTcgccatcaccaccaccaccctACTACTATAAGTCTCCACCTCCACCTTCACCGTCGCCTCCACCGCCATACTATTACAAATCTCCACCACCGCCCTCACCATCACCACCCCCACCCTATTATTCTAAGTCTCCTCCACCACCTTCGCCATCCCCTCCCCCACCATATTATTATAAATCTCCACCGCCTCCCTCACCCTCTCCTCCACCACCTTACTATTATAAGTCGCCTCCACCACCATCGTCATCACCTCCTCCACTTTATTACCACAAGTCTCCACCTCCGCCTGCTAAGCCATATCCTTCCCCATACTATTATAGTTCTCCACCCCCACCAATGAAGTCTCCTCCGCCATATCACTACtcttcaccaccaccaccaacgaAATCACCTCCCCCACCATATCACTATATTTCCCCAACACCACCAGTAAGGTCACCTCCTCCTCCGTACTACTACAGTTCTCCACCGCCACCCAAGAAGGCACCTCATACTCCACACTATTATAGTTCTTCTCCACCATCTAAGAAGTCAGCTCCTACGTCATATTACTACACTTCCCCTCCACCCTCGATTAAGCCATCTCCAACTCCATACAACCACGCCTCCCCACCACCACCAAAGAAGTTTTCTCCCTCACCATACTACTACACTTCACCACCACCACTTACTCATTACTATCCTTCACGCCATCACATGGTGGTCATGGTTGTTGGACAAGTCTATTGTTTAAGATGCTACAACTGGAAACACCAAAAAATGTCTCATGGCAAGATATACCACAAAG ATGTTGTTGTTCGAGTGACTTGCAAGGCTGGTAACAAGTTAATTGTCGGTTATGGTAATACTAAGATCAATGGAAAATTTAGCATAACTCTTAAAGGATTTGACTATCGCAAATATGGAGCAAAGGCTTGCCAGGCTAAACTCCACAGGGCACAAAAAGGTTCAAAGTGTAACATTCCTACAAATATTCATTTGGGAAATACGGGTGCTAGCCTCAAAGTGTACTCAAAGACTAGTCATGAAGTTGTACTCTATGCAGAATCATTTGCTTATGCTCCTAAGACACCTTATGGGATGTGCAAGAAGACCAAACCTACACCTGCTCCATACTACTACAAATCTTCTCCACATCCATCACCGGATTATGTTTATAAGTCACCTCCTACTCCATCACCAGCATATGTTTACAAGTCACCTCCTCCTCCATCACCAGAACACATTTACAAATCTCCACTGCGACCTACTTACCATTACAAATCTCCACCACCGCCAGCTAAGTCTCAATCACCTTATTATTACTACAAGTCTCCACCTCCACCATCACCAAGTACACCTTCACCTATATACTATAACAAGTCACCTCATCCACCATCAGCGTCTCCATCACCACACTACCATTACAAGTCAccttcttcatccccatcttctCCTCCGCCTTACTATTATAACTCACCACCACCCCCATCACCATCTCCTCCGCCTCCTTACTATTACAAATCTCCTCCACCCTCATcaccttctcctcctcctccataCTACTACAAGTCCCCACCATCACTATCTCCCTCTCCTCCTCCACCATACTACTACAAATCCCCACCACCACCATTGGCATCTCCTTCACCATCCTACTACTACAAGTCTCCACCACCACCGTCAACATCACCTCCACCACCATATTACTACaagtcaccaccaccaccatcactaTCACCACCACCGCCTTACTACTATAAGTCTCCTCCTCCACCATccccatcaccaccaccaccctACTACTACAACTCCTCACCACCACCATCTCCCTCTCCTCCTCCACCATACTACTACAAATCCCCACCACCGCCATCGGCATCTCCTTCACCATCCTACTACTACAAGTCTCCACCACCACCGTCACCATCACCTCCACCACCATACTACTACaagtcaccaccaccaccatcaccatCACCGCCACCGCCTTACTACTATAAGTCTCCTCCTCCACCATCctcatcaccaccaccaccctACTACTACAAGTCCCCACCACCACCATCTCCCTCTCCTCCTCCACCATACTACTACAAATCCCCACCACCACCATCGACATCTCCTTCACCATCCTACTACTACAAGTCTCCACCACCACCGTCACCATCACCTCCACCACCATACAACTACaagtcaccaccaccaccatcaccatcaccaccaCTGCCGTACTACTATAAGTCTCCTCCTCGACCATCCTCATCACCTCCCCCGCCCTACCACTACAAGTCcccaccaccaccatcaccatCTCCCCCACCTCCATATTACTACAAGTCCCCACCACCACCATCTCCCCCACCTCCATACTACTACAAGTCTCCTCCACCACCAATCAAgtctcctcctcctccttatcACTACAACTCGCCTCCCCCACCCATAAAATCTCCTCCTCCGCCAGTATACATTTATGCTTCTCCACCACCTC ccagcccctccccccccctccacccgtga
- the LOC132602674 gene encoding extensin-2-like isoform X1 gives MRLRGNGPGRDHHLHQILVALAILAVANVVSADTYIYSSPPPPTNEYKSPPPPSSSPPPPYEYKSPPPPSPSPPPPYIYKSPPPPSPSPTPPYVYKSPPPPSPSPPPPYEYKSPPPPLSSPPPPYVYTSPPTPSPSPPQPYEYKSPPPPSPSPPPPYVHKSPPPPSPSPPPSYYYKFPPPPSPSPPPPYYYKSPPPPQYYYKSPPPPSPSPPPPYYYKSPPPPSPSPPPPYYYKSPPPPSPSPPPPYYSKSPPPPSPSPPPPYYYKSPPPPSPSPPPPYYYKSPPPPSSSPPPLYYHKSPPPPAKPYPSPYYYSSPPPPMKSPPPYHYSSPPPPTKSPPPPYHYISPTPPVRSPPPPYYYSSPPPPKKAPHTPHYYSSSPPSKKSAPTSYYYTSPPPSIKPSPTPYNHASPPPPKKFSPSPYYYTSPPPLTHYYPSRHHMVVMVVGQVYCLRCYNWKHQKMSHGKIYHKDVVVRVTCKAGNKLIVGYGNTKINGKFSITLKGFDYRKYGAKACQAKLHRAQKGSKCNIPTNIHLGNTGASLKVYSKTSHEVVLYAESFAYAPKTPYGMCKKTKPTPAPYYYKSSPHPSPDYVYKSPPTPSPAYVYKSPPPPSPEHIYKSPLRPTYHYKSPPPPAKSQSPYYYYKSPPPPSPSTPSPIYYNKSPHPPSASPSPHYHYKSPSSSPSSPPPYYYNSPPPPSPSPPPPYYYKSPPPSSPSPPPPYYYKSPPSLSPSPPPPYYYKSPPPPLASPSPSYYYKSPPPPSTSPPPPYYYKSPPPPSLSPPPPYYYKSPPPPSPSPPPPYYYNSSPPPSPSPPPPYYYKSPPPPSASPSPSYYYKSPPPPSPSPPPPYYYKSPPPPSPSPPPPYYYKSPPPPSSSPPPPYYYKSPPPPSPSPPPPYYYKSPPPPSTSPSPSYYYKSPPPPSPSPPPPYNYKSPPPPSPSPPLPYYYKSPPRPSSSPPPPYHYKSPPPPSPSPPPPYYYKSPPPPSPPPPYYYKSPPPPIKSPPPPYHYNSPPPPIKSPPPPVYIYASPPPPINY, from the exons ATGAGGCTTCGAGGCAATGGCCCAGGCAGGGATCATCATTTGCATCAAATTTTGGTGGCATTGGCCATATTGGCGGTTGCTAATGTAGTTTCAGCAGACACTTACATATATTCTTCTCCGCCACCTCCAACGAACGAGTACAAGTCACCACCACCTCCTTCTTCATCTCCACCACCACCTTATGAGTACAAATCTCCACCTCCTCCATCACCTTCTCCCCCGCCACCATACATCTATAaatctcctcctcctccttcacCGTCTCCAACTCCTCCATATGTGTATAAGTCTCCACCTCCTCCATCGCCTTCACCCCCACCACCTTATGAGTATAAATCACCTCCTCCCCCTCTATCTTCTCCCCCACCACCATATGTGTACACGTCTCCACCAACCCCATCACCTTCACCTCCACAACCTTATGAGTATAAATCACCACCTCCTCCTTCACCTTCTCCACCACCACCATATGTGCATAAGTCTCCACCACCTCCGTCACCATCTCCACCACCATCATACTACTACAAATTCCCTCCTCCACCGTCACCATCGCCTCCACCACCATATTACTACAAGTCTCCACCACCACCCCAATATTACTACAAGTCTCCACCACCTCCCTcgccatcaccaccaccaccctACTACTATAAGTCTCCACCTCCACCTTCACCGTCGCCTCCACCGCCATACTATTACAAATCTCCACCACCGCCCTCACCATCACCACCCCCACCCTATTATTCTAAGTCTCCTCCACCACCTTCGCCATCCCCTCCCCCACCATATTATTATAAATCTCCACCGCCTCCCTCACCCTCTCCTCCACCACCTTACTATTATAAGTCGCCTCCACCACCATCGTCATCACCTCCTCCACTTTATTACCACAAGTCTCCACCTCCGCCTGCTAAGCCATATCCTTCCCCATACTATTATAGTTCTCCACCCCCACCAATGAAGTCTCCTCCGCCATATCACTACtcttcaccaccaccaccaacgaAATCACCTCCCCCACCATATCACTATATTTCCCCAACACCACCAGTAAGGTCACCTCCTCCTCCGTACTACTACAGTTCTCCACCGCCACCCAAGAAGGCACCTCATACTCCACACTATTATAGTTCTTCTCCACCATCTAAGAAGTCAGCTCCTACGTCATATTACTACACTTCCCCTCCACCCTCGATTAAGCCATCTCCAACTCCATACAACCACGCCTCCCCACCACCACCAAAGAAGTTTTCTCCCTCACCATACTACTACACTTCACCACCACCACTTACTCATTACTATCCTTCACGCCATCACATGGTGGTCATGGTTGTTGGACAAGTCTATTGTTTAAGATGCTACAACTGGAAACACCAAAAAATGTCTCATGGCAAGATATACCACAAAG ATGTTGTTGTTCGAGTGACTTGCAAGGCTGGTAACAAGTTAATTGTCGGTTATGGTAATACTAAGATCAATGGAAAATTTAGCATAACTCTTAAAGGATTTGACTATCGCAAATATGGAGCAAAGGCTTGCCAGGCTAAACTCCACAGGGCACAAAAAGGTTCAAAGTGTAACATTCCTACAAATATTCATTTGGGAAATACGGGTGCTAGCCTCAAAGTGTACTCAAAGACTAGTCATGAAGTTGTACTCTATGCAGAATCATTTGCTTATGCTCCTAAGACACCTTATGGGATGTGCAAGAAGACCAAACCTACACCTGCTCCATACTACTACAAATCTTCTCCACATCCATCACCGGATTATGTTTATAAGTCACCTCCTACTCCATCACCAGCATATGTTTACAAGTCACCTCCTCCTCCATCACCAGAACACATTTACAAATCTCCACTGCGACCTACTTACCATTACAAATCTCCACCACCGCCAGCTAAGTCTCAATCACCTTATTATTACTACAAGTCTCCACCTCCACCATCACCAAGTACACCTTCACCTATATACTATAACAAGTCACCTCATCCACCATCAGCGTCTCCATCACCACACTACCATTACAAGTCAccttcttcatccccatcttctCCTCCGCCTTACTATTATAACTCACCACCACCCCCATCACCATCTCCTCCGCCTCCTTACTATTACAAATCTCCTCCACCCTCATcaccttctcctcctcctccataCTACTACAAGTCCCCACCATCACTATCTCCCTCTCCTCCTCCACCATACTACTACAAATCCCCACCACCACCATTGGCATCTCCTTCACCATCCTACTACTACAAGTCTCCACCACCACCGTCAACATCACCTCCACCACCATATTACTACaagtcaccaccaccaccatcactaTCACCACCACCGCCTTACTACTATAAGTCTCCTCCTCCACCATccccatcaccaccaccaccctACTACTACAACTCCTCACCACCACCATCTCCCTCTCCTCCTCCACCATACTACTACAAATCCCCACCACCGCCATCGGCATCTCCTTCACCATCCTACTACTACAAGTCTCCACCACCACCGTCACCATCACCTCCACCACCATACTACTACaagtcaccaccaccaccatcaccatCACCGCCACCGCCTTACTACTATAAGTCTCCTCCTCCACCATCctcatcaccaccaccaccctACTACTACAAGTCCCCACCACCACCATCTCCCTCTCCTCCTCCACCATACTACTACAAATCCCCACCACCACCATCGACATCTCCTTCACCATCCTACTACTACAAGTCTCCACCACCACCGTCACCATCACCTCCACCACCATACAACTACaagtcaccaccaccaccatcaccatcaccaccaCTGCCGTACTACTATAAGTCTCCTCCTCGACCATCCTCATCACCTCCCCCGCCCTACCACTACAAGTCcccaccaccaccatcaccatCTCCCCCACCTCCATATTACTACAAGTCCCCACCACCACCATCTCCCCCACCTCCATACTACTACAAGTCTCCTCCACCACCAATCAAgtctcctcctcctccttatcACTACAACTCGCCTCCCCCACCCATAAAATCTCCTCCTCCGCCAGTATACATTTATGCTTCTCCACCACCTCCAATTAATTACTAA